Genomic DNA from Hymenobacter jejuensis:
CAAGAAGATATTGGTTGTAGTGGCCCACCCCGACGACGAGTTGCTGGGCTTGGGAGCCAGCATTCACCGTCTGGTGCAACGGCAAGGGTGCACGGCTCGGGCCATTATTCTGGGTGAAGGCATTACGTCACGATCGGCCGTTCGCGATCCGGAAAAATGGTCAGCCGCGCTGACAGTGCACCGCAGCAATATCGAACGGGCAGCTACCGCCATCGGCTACACCTCTACCGGCGTGTATGATTTTGCCGATAACCGCTTCGATTCGGTAGATCTACTGGATCTGGTAAAGGTTGTGGAGCAGGAGAAAGAAGCCTTTCAGCCTGACATCATTTTCACCCACCACGGCGGCGACACCAACATCGACCATCGCCGCACGTTCGAAGCCGTGGTGACGGCTTGCCGACCGCTGCCGGGCGAACCCATGCGCACGATTCTAGCTTGCGAAACGCCTTCGTCAACTGAGTGGCAAGCGGCAAATTATCCCAACCCATTTTTGCCCAATTTTTTTCTGGCCGTGTCGGAGGCGGATGTAGACGCTAAAATTTCCGGCATGGAAGCCTATGAGTTTGAGAAGCGTACCTACCCACACCCCCGCTCCCCGGAAGCACTTCGTATTTTGGCGCAGCGCTGGGGCATTGTGATCGGCCAGCCGTATGCGGAAGCTTTTATGCTGGTGCGCCACATTGGCTAACCTGCTGAAGCGATGACCGAAAGAACATGGTGACCCGGCTAGTAGCACGCCTGCAGGATATTTTGTACGTCCGCTTTACGGATCATTTTGCTTCGTTCCCAGCACATGTGCTGGCCAGCATCTCCCCGCCCAATCCGCTTAAGCGGCTAGTCAAAACACTGGGCTACAGCGTGGTAAGGCTACTCGGCAATGTGTTTCGGCCCATTCGCAATCCCGAAAACCTGCATGGCGCGGTGTGGCTGTATGTAGTTAGCCAGAACAATTACGAATCGCTGCAATTCATCCGGGAAAGCCGCCCAGACACGGTGCTGGTAGCAGGCCAACAAAAGGAAATTGGCCGGTACAACAAACTAGTCAACCGCCTTTCCCTTCGTCGTAAGCTACTGTACTACTGGCAATTACCCATTGCCATTTGGGGCTTATACAAACGAGAAGGCAAGAGAGCCTGGCGCTTTTTCGATCTGATTTTCAACGCTATTGGCTACTACGAAGTGTACGTGCGGACGCTGCACCACTACCGTCCGCGGGCCATTATTTTCGCCAACGACCACAACGACGATGCGCGCGCGTTGCTGCTGGCTGCCCGCGCCTGTGGCATCCCGACCGCCTACGTGCAACATGCGAGTGTTAGCACCAATTTCCCACCGCTGGGCTTCGATCTGAGTTTGTTGGAGGGGCAGGATGCGCTCGACAAATACCGTCAGTGCGGCCCGATCCGGGGCCGTGTTGAATTGGTGGGCATGCCCAAAGCCGACTCTTTTTTGACACAACGTAATCTAAATCAACACGTTGCGCATGTTGGTATCGCTTGCAACATTCTGGACGATACGGACGCAATCGCGGTCGTGGTTGAGTACTTGCTGCGTGAGTTTCCTGCGCTCACGTTCACCTTCCGCTCGCACCCCAGCGACCGGCGCGACTTTGTTTTCCTGCGAGCGCACCCGCAACTGCTGGCATCGGATGCGCGCCGGGAAAACATATTCGAGTTTCTGCTTAAACAGGACGCGTTGATTGCCGCTGATACCTCAACTCACCTCGAAGCTACCCTCCTGAATGTAGCGAGTCTGTATTACCGTTTCAATCCGCACGGCGTTGCGGAAGACTATTATGGCTACGTCGCGCACGGCCTCGTCGATCAGGCCCATACGCTTCCCGACTTAGCTGCCCTGCTTCGTAAATACCAGGCATACAAGCCATTGGATCATTATCACCGGGCAGCTTATTACAACGCAACACTTGGCACGCCTGACGAGGGCTACAGCCAGCGGCGCGCGCTGAGCATAGTGCAAGCTTGGCTTCCGTTGGTCTAGTATCTTCGCGCGTAATGGCTTCTGCTCAATCTGTTACGCCTTCTCGGCTCGCCTCAGCGGCGGCCTCCACCCAAGCCAGACTGGCATATATACTGCTGCATTTTAGGGTCGCCTACCCCGGTGCCGCAGAGGTTTCGATTGGCTATGAGGGTACGGGCTCCCAAGTAGAAATAACGGCTGGCGCTGGGGCTTTCTTTAGCCAGACGTCTTCTTATCCGCCCGCGCCCACTTGGCGCGAGTGGCACGGCCGGCGAGTGCCGTTTTTCTTCGACGTTGCTCCGGCTGCTGAGCTACTGAAGTTTTCTTCAGAACGCGTTGTTATTCAAGCAGATATAATTTCAGGAGCGTTTTATCTGTTGAGTGGATGGCAGGAATATTTCTCGGAAGCCCGCGACCAACATGGGCGGTTTCCGTTCCAAGCCAGTGTGCAGCAGCGCTATGGCTTCGTGACACTACCCGTGGTAAATTATTACTTCGACGTGCTTAAAACAGCGGTCGAGCACATTACGGGGCGGAAGTTGCAGTCGCGTCGCTGGACGGACGAAGCACCATTTGCCACGTTTGTAACGCACGACATCGACAACCTTCACAGCGCCTGGAAAGCGCCCGCTAAAGCAGCCCTGCGCCGGCGCAATTGGCTGGCCTTCGGTCGACAACTGTGGCTTCGTTTCACCCATCCCGACGCCTGGGACAACCTTGAACACGTGCAAACAGCTGTAGCTGAGCACAATGCAAAGAGCACGTTTTTTTTGTTGCCCCAGCATCAGCCGGCGCCCAACGGCACACCTAATGCAGACTACCGACTCCAGAGTATCTGGCGGAGGATGCAGAGTTTGCAGGCCAAAGGAGCAGAATTAGCGCTACACGGCAGCATTGGCACCGCGACTAACATTGATCGGCTGCGCGGCGAGGCTTCTAAAATAAATACTTCAGAATCAGATACTTGCGGATTGCGCTTTCACTACTTAAGCTGGGAACCCCGCATCACGCCCCAACTTGTTGACCAGCTGCATTTTGCCTTTGATTCGACGCTTGGGTTTGCCGAGCATTTTGGTTTTCGCCATTCCTACTGCCTTCCCTTCTATCCCTTTGATTTTGAGCACGGTAGAGCGCACAACTTTCTCGAGATTCCGCTTAACGTGATGGATGCCACGTTGCACCACCCAAAGTACCTTCAGCTCCAGCCCACTGAAATTCTGCCGGCGCTCACGCCGATGCTACAGGAAATCGAGCGGTTTGGGGGCATCTTTACCCTGCTGTGGCACAACGAAAACTTCGACCCGGCCAACGAACTGACCGGGCCGCGGCAGTTCCACGCCATCATGAAGTACCTTCGCAGCCGCAACACCGCATTTCTGACGGGCTCTGAAATTCTGGCGGCGCAAAATCGGCGGGCAACCGGCGATTCACACTGATAAGGCATAACTGAATTGGGCATCGTTCAGCGGCAAGGGCTGCGCAACACTGTTATTTCGTATTTCGGACTGGGACTAGGCTTCGTCAATACGACGCTGCTGCTGCCTAGCTTCCTGGAACCCAGGCAGATGGGCCTGACTACGGTGCTGGCATCTATTGCCACGATTTATGCGCAATTATCGGCGTTTGGCTTTGCCAGCATGGGCATTCGGTTCTTTCCGTATTTCCGCGACGCCCAAAACCGCCACCACGGGTTTTTGCCGCTGCTGCTTGGGCTGCCGTTGCTCGGGTTTGCCGTCATCACGGTGCTGTACCTGCTGGGACGCCCGCTGGTGCTGCAGCTATACACCCACGACGCCGATTTGCTGGGTCCTTACTATCTGTGGGGCGCGGTGCTGGCGCTGTTTACGCTGCTGTATTCGTTGCAGGACGCGTACCTTAAAAGCCTGTACCACACGGCTTTCTCTTCCTTTTTGCAGGAAGTGCTACTGCGTATCCTGATCGCGGTGGTGGCCTTTCTGTTTGGCAAAGGCTACCTCACGTTTCACGAGTTTGTGCTGGCGTATATCGGCGTCAACAGCTTGATAACGTTGGTGTTGACGGCCTACTTGGCCGCCATTGGTGAGCTACACTTACGGCCGACGCGGGCTGTGCTGCGGGTGCGGCCGGTGCGGGAATTGGTCAATTTTGGAGCGTTTGCACTGCTATCAAACATCTCGGGTACCATCATCATGTCGGTCGATTCGCTGATGCTGGGTTCGAAAAGCAGCTTTGCCGATGCCGGGATCTATGCCATCGCCATGAACATTAGCACGGCGCTGGTGATTCCGGCGCGGGCGTTGGGCAAAATCGCTTTTCCCCTGCTGGCCGATTATTGGAAGCAGCAAGACCTCACCCGCATGGCCAACTTTTACCGCCGCACCACGCGCCTGCTTGCGGTCGCGGGTTGCTGGCTGGCGCTGGGGATTGGCCTCAACCTCGATTTTATTTATTCACTCATTAAGCGCCCCGAGTACGCGGCCGGCACTACGGCGGTGCTTTTGCTGCTGGCCGGGCGGCTGTTCGACAGCATTACGGGCGTCAATGGCCTGATCGTGGTGACGTCGCCGCGGTACCGTTACGATCTGATTTTCAACATCTCCCTGGCCGTGGCTACGGTGGTGCTCAACCTGCTGCTGATTCCGCCATTGGGGCTGCAAGGGGCCGCCTTGGCCGCACTGCTTGCTTTGGTCAGCATCAATGTGGCGCGCACGTGGTTTGTGTGGCAAAGCTACCGCATGCAACCATTTGACTATCAGATAGTTATGATATTGGGTGCGGCCGCTCTTGCGGGGTTAGCAGCTTGGAGCCTGCCCTTGATTCACTCCATCTTTGTGACGATGCTCTTGCGCTCCGGTTTGCTTACGGCGCTGTATGCGGGCCTTTTGCTAGCCACTCCGTTGCGCCACGACCTGTTGGCTTTTATCAGAAAGACAAGCACCTCTAAATAAGAGACTTAAGCCGAGAAAGCACGTTCTCGACGGTAATGGGCTTGCGCTTGGGCTTTTGCGTGGTGGGCGTGAAAAAGCCGCGTTGGGCGTAGTCGATGTCGATGTGGTGCTTCTCAAACAGCTCCAGCACCACTTTCTTATCCCACTGCTTGCTGACGATGCCCGTCGCGTCGTAAGGAAACAAATCGTTGTGCGGATACAAGTCGCGGTTGAGCGTGTAGAAGGAATCTTTGACGCGGTGCGCCCGCTTGTTACCAAAGTACTCGAACTGCCACGGGTTTTCGTGCTTGCGCACGTAGCGCCGCATCTTCTCTTTGTTGAATAGAGAGGCCTGCAAACTAATGCGGTAGGCATCTTTCTGGCCTACCGTCCACAAATCAGGGTGGAACGACGGGGTGAACGGGCCTAGGTTACCCGGATCGGACAGGCCTACATACGTGATGTCGTGCGCCTGCATCAGGTTAACCAATTCCTGAATCTTCGCCGGTTGAGCAAATCCTTTCAGGAAGTAGTCTTCTTGCAGATACAACACGTAGTCGCTTTCAATCGTGTCGAAGGCGTTCAGAAAGCATTCGCTCCAAGTCAGTTCCGCTTGGCCTGTGCGCAGGCTGGCCTGCGTTGGACGGATATCCAACCCGGGAAAAGCATAGTCTTTATGCTCGGTATTTAGGTATATTTTCTGCTGACAATCAGGCCAATACGCTTTAAACAACGTGAAAAACGGACCCCAACAATCATCGTAGCTATCCGTGCTGTTAACCAGGATAGAGTATTCTGTATTCATACCCATTCGCGTTAATATAAGAAGCTAACCGGGTGGGAAACTCTCTAGTAACAGTCAGCAACAACGACACTCATCAACACTGCTACTGGAACTTGCGGGAACGTACCCCAAATGTATATAACATTTTTTATTATTTTTTATGTTAATCGAATTTTAATCCTAGTATAACGGGATATTCCTAGCTATAGTCCTGCGCTTAGCAATAAGTTATATTCAGCGATGAAGACCAGCAAGATTGCGTTCTACAAGGCTCTCTAACGCATATTTAGGACTACCTGGCACACGCAAAGTTGCCGTTCCTGTTGCATAACCCTCACAGAGCCACGTGTTTTTCAAATTTATAATTACTTAATTATCAATTCATTATACAAATAATAACAAGTTTTCTTGTTTAGTTTTGCGCAACGCAACTGGTTTCCAAACGTAACGTATCGCTGGCTTGAGCGAACAAGGGACTAGGAAAGGCCCTTTGCCACTTGCCGCTGCATCGGAGACGTAGAATTCCTATACTCGCCGTGCTGTTGTTTATCCAACTCACCTGATCTATGGCCGACTCTACTCTTACTACACCCCGTCTGGACAAACAAATTGCGCTCGTAACGGGCGCTAGTTCGGGCATCGGCACGGGCGTGGCCAAGTCGCTGGCCGAAGCCGGCGCGACAGTAATCGTCAACTATGTGCACGATGCCGAAGGCGCCGATGTAGTGGTCAAAGAAATTGAAGCGGCCGGCGGCCAAGCCCTTGCCCTGCAAGCCGACGTAAGCAAGGAAGCCGACGTGCTGAAGATGTTTGGCCAGATTCTTGACCGGTTCGGCACCCTACACATTCTGATTAATAACTCTGGCGTTCAGCAAGATGCTCCTTTCACGGAGATGACGCTGGAGCAGTGGCAAAAGGTGATTGACGTGAACCTAACCGGCCAGTTTCTCTGCGCCCGCGAAGCCGCTAAGGAGTTTATCCGGCGCGGCGTGCAGCCCGAAGTATCCAAAGCGGCTGGCAAAATCATTTGCATGAGCTCGGTGCACGAAGTAATTCCGTGGGCTGGCCACGCCAATTATGCGGCCTCCAAAGGCGGCGTGATGCTGCTCATGAAAACCATGGCCCAGGAGCTGGCGCAGCACAAAATCAGGGTAAACACTATCGGGCCGGGCGCCATCAAAACGCCCATCAACAAGGAGGCCTGGGATACGCCGGAGGCCGCCGAACAATTACTCAAACTCATTCCTTACGGCCGCATCGGCGAGCCCCACGACGTGGGCGAAGTCGCGGTGTGGCTCGCCTCCGACGCATCGGACTACGTGCACGGCATCACGCTTTTCGTGGATGGCGGCATGACACTTTTCCCGGGCTTTATCGGCAACGGGTGATGTGCCCGGCAGCCAACGAGCTGCCTTTTTTCACCTCAATGGGCACCTATTTACTTCCATGACGCAGGAACAACATCGTTTGGCTGAAAACAAAGCCCAAACGGCCAACTGGCAAAAATTTGGCCCCTACCTTACCGATCGGCAATGGGGCACCGTTCGAGAAGACTACAGCGCCAACGGCAATGCCTGGGAATACATTACGCACGACATGGCCCGCAGCAAAGCCTATCGCTGGGGCGAAGAAGGCATTGGCGGCATCAGCGACGACGAGCAGCTGCTGTGCTTTTCGGTGGGCCTCTGGAACGGAGTCGATGGCATTCTGAAGGAGCGCCTATTTGGCCTCACCAACGGTCAGGGCAACCACGGCGAGGACGTGAAAGAGTGTTATTACTACCTCGACAACACGCCCACGCACTCCTATATGAAGATGCTGTATAAGTATCCGCAGCAGGAGTTTCCGTACGTGCAGCTGGTGCAGGAAAGCAAGCGACGCACTCGCGAACAACCTGAATACGAGATACTTGACACTGGCATTTTCGATAAAGGCCGCTACTTCGACGTGTTCATTGAGTACGCCAAAGCCGGCCCCGACGATATCCTGATTCGGGTGACGGCCCACAACCGCGGCGTGGAAGCGGCACCGCTGCACATTGTGCCGCAACTGTGGTTTCGGAATACCTGGGCCTGGGATTTTGGCATTGCACGCCCCAAAATAAGCATTGGCGGCACCAGCACGTTGCAGACCGAGCACGAGCTACTGGGCTCCTACAAGCTGTACTGCGCCCAAGACCCCGAGTTGCTCTTCTGCGACAACGATACCAACGGACCGCGCCTCTACAACCTGCCGCCCGAGCGGCTTTTTTTCAAAGATGGCATCAACGATTACATCCTCAACCATGATATCGCGGCCATCAACCCGTTGGAGCGCGGCACCAAGGCGGCGGCCCACTACTCTTTTACTATCGAGGGCGGCACGAGCCAAACGGTGTGCCTGCGGTTGAGCAACAACACCGACCTGGAGCAACCTTTTGCGGGCTTCGAGGAGGTATTTGTGGCGCGGCAGCAGGAAGCCGATGAATTCTATAGGCACTTCGAAGAATCGCTGGCCACACCTGACTTGCAACGCATTCAGCGTCAGGCATTTGCCGGAATGCTCTGGAGCAAGCAGTATTATTATTACGATGTAGCCCAGTGGATCGATGGAGACCCGGCTGTGCTCACGCCGCCGCCGCAGCGCCAGAAGGGCCGCAACAGCAACTGGCGCCACCTGCGCAACGCCGACATCATCTCGATGCCGGATAAGTGGGAATACCCGTGGTACGCCGCCTGGGATCTGGCCTTTCACTGCATTCCGTTGGCCATGCTCGACCCCGAGTTTGCCAAAAAGCAACTCCTTCTGCTCACGCGCGACTGGTACATGCACCCCAACGGCCAGTTGCCGGCCTATGAGTGGCACCTAGCCGACGTAAACCCGCCAGTACACGCCTGGGCTACGTGGCGCGTCTACCAGATGGACCAGAAGCAGAACAACGGCCAAGGCGACATTGCCTTTCTGGAAGCCGTTTTCCATCGGCTGCTGCTCAATTTTACGTGGTGGGTCAATCGCAAAGACAAGGATAACCGCAACATTTTCGAGGGCGGATTCTTGGGCCTTGACAACATCGGCGTATTCGACCGCAGCGCGCCCCTGCCGACCGGTGGTTACATCGAGCAAGCCGACGGCACGAGTTGGGTGGCGATGTACGCCCTCAACCTGATGCGTATTGCGCTGGAGCTGGCCAAAACCAACCCAGTTTATCAGGACATGGCTAGCAAGTTTTTCGAGCACTTTCTCTACATCGCCGAGGCCATGACCAAGGTGGGCGATGAAGCCTACAACCTGTGGGATGAAGAAGACGAATTCTTTTACGACGTGCTGCATACCCCTGACGATGAGCGCATTCACTTGAAAGTACGCTCTATCGTAGGTCTGATTCCGCTGTTTGCGGTGGAAGTACTCGACGACGAAATGCTGGCGGCCATGCCTGAATTTGAGTACCGGCTGAAGTGGTTTCTGGACAACCGGCCTCATTTGGCCGAGTTGGTGTCGCGGTGGCAGGAACCGGGCAAGGGCGAGCGGCACTTGCTTTCCCTGCTCCGCGGGCACCGCATGAAAAAGCTCCTTCACCGCATGCTCGACGAGTCCGAATTTCTCTCCGAATACGGCGTGCGCGCCCTCTCGCGCTACCACCTCGAGCATCCGTACGTGTACGAAACCCCCGAGATGGATTTCTCGGTGCGCTACGACCCCGGCGAGTCGGTTTCGGATTTGTTTGGCGGCAACTCCAACTGGCGCGGCCCCATCTGGTTCCCGATTAACTACTTGATAATCGAGTCGTTACAGCGTTTCCATTTTTACTACGGCGATACTTTCGAAGTAGAATATCCGACGGGCTCGGGGCAGTTCAGCACCCTTAAAGAAATCGCCGCGGCCCTCTCCGAACGCCTGACCAAGCTGTTTGTTCGCAATAAAAAAGGCCAACGACCCGCGTTTGGCAAGTACAAGCTGCTGCAAAAGGACCCGCATTTCCGCGACTACCTTCTGTTCCACGAGTACTTCCACGGCGACAACGGCAAAGGCCTAGGTGCCAGCCACCAAACCGGCTGGACTGGCCTGATTGCCAAATTGTTATATACCCCAAAATAGCATAGCAGCCACAGCGCCAAGCGGCGGAATTGGTTTTTACTCCTGAATTGCTTATAACAAAAGAGCCGGCGCAATGCGCCGGCTCTTTTGTTATAAGCAATTTCATATCAACTAATAACCTCTTGCGGGGCGGGTTGCGCTTCAGCCTGAATGCCTTGCCGCAGCTTGCTGTTTTTCTTGCCATAGCCGAAGTAGATCGCTAATCCAATGGCCAGCCACACAAACAGACGAATCCAAGTGTCGGCGGGCAATGACAGCATCATCACTAAGCAGGTTAGGATGCCCAAGATCGGCACCAGCGGCACCCACGGCGTGCGGAACGGGCGCGGCGTGTTAGGCTCGCGCTTGCGCAAAATCAAGATGCCAATGCACACCATCACAAAGGCCAGCAACGTGCCGATGCTCGTCATTTCGCCGACGACACTGATGGGCACCAGCCCGGCAAACAGGCTAATAAACACGCCCAGCAGCAGATTGGACTTGTGCGGCGTCTGGAAGCGCGGATGAATCTGGGAGAAAACGCCGGGTAGCAGCCCATCGCGCGACATGGTAAAAAACACCCGCGACTGGCCCAGCAAATCGACCAGAATCACGGAGGTATACCCAATCAGAATGGCGATAATGATGGCTTGGCTGAGCCAGGCATAAGGCGTCTTTTCGATGGCAATGGCCACCGGCGCCGCGCTGTTTTTGAACTCCGTGTAATTGGCCAGACCCGTCATGACGTGCCCGAACAGCACAAACAAAATCGTGCAGATCACCAGCGAGCCGATGATGCCGATGGGCATGTTGCGCTGCGGATTCTTCGTTTCCTGTGCCATGGTGGCTACGATGTCGAAGCCGATAAACACGAAAAACACCACCCCGGCACCCCGTAAAATGCCGCTCCAACCAAACTCGCCAAAGTGGCCTGTGTTGGCCGGAATATAAGGATGGTAGTTGGCTGGGTTGATGTACTGCCAGCCTAGCACGATAAACACGGCCACTACTGAGAGCTTCAGGGCCACCACAATGCCGTTGTAAACGGCCGAGCCTTGCGTACCACGAATGATGATGGCCGTGATGAAGAGCACGATCAGGATGGCGGGCAAGTTGATAAAACCCGACACCACCGAGCCGTCGGCCAGCGTAACTTTTTCGAAGGGCGAAAGCACGAGCTGCGCCGGCATGTGAAGGTCGTATTTGGCCAGAAAGCGCACCAAGTACTGCGACCAGCTGATGGCCACAGTCGCGGCACCCACAGAGTATTCGAGCACCAAATCCCAGCCGATGATCCAGGCAAATAGCTCACCCAGAGTGGCATACGCGTAGGTATAAGCAGAACCCGCCACGGGCACCATAGAGGCAAACTCGGCATAGCACAAAGCCGAAAAGGCGCAGCCAATGGCCGCCACCACAAACGACAGCGTGACGGCCGGTCCGGAGTGGTTGGCGGCTGCAATGCCGGTGAGCGAAAAAAGCCCCGCCCCAATGATTACCCCGATGCCGATGGCAATCAGGTTGAGGCCACCTAAGCTGCGTTTGAGAGTATGAGAGCCGGTTTCGGCAGCTTCCTGCCGCAGAAGTTCCAATGATTTTTTTAACATACAATACGGTTCGGACAAGGCGGGCCACCGGCCGGCTTATCACGATAGAAACGGGAAAAAAGGCTGTGGACTACGCAGCTTGGCTATACCAGAATCACTTTACTGATTCGTATATAAGCACTTGATTATCAAGGTCTTATATACGAATATAAGTTCTGACTCAATTAGGAGCCACAAGCTGCGGCAGTACCGAAAAACAATCAGCAACAACAACCAAATGCGAAGCTGCAGCAGGCACGATCAGCCGTTATCAGAACGGAGCCAGCAGCCGTACGAGCGCACAACAGGAACGGGGCAGCAAGGTTGTTGGAAAAAGCCACGGCAACTTGTTTTTATATGGTCAGGACTTGGCACCGTTTCGGATGGCCCGAGGGTTGCCGGCGTTTCATAGAGCCTGTCTCTCCACGCCTCGGTATAAAAACAATCCTTTGATGGGGAAAGAATTGATGCCGCAAAGGTACGTACCGCAACTTTGCATTACCAAATGCGATCTGTCAGGCGGCCCTTTCGGCGGGTACAGCAGCATCCGACTCGAGAAAGCGCCGCATGCGGAAGCAGTTCATGGCGGTTTCGCCAAGCTGCTCGATCAGGCGGTAATTAGCTACCGCTCCTACTGCTGCCCCAATGAAGGGCATCAGCTGGGCCATCTTTGCCAGATCGATGTAGTCGCGATACTCTTGCTGGAAAGTGCGCCAGTCAAAAGCTTGCACATCGGTGGGCAGCTGGTGGCGATACTCTTCCCAATTGACTACGCGGTGGTACACTTCGTTGCGGGTGTGCTGGCTCGAAAAGGCCAGCTGAAACACATGCAGTAAGTACAAGCGTTCGGTGTAGTCGCGCACATCGTATCCGTACAGCGACGCCACGTCAAATAACAGCTTGATTTTGAGGCCTAACAGCAACGGAAAATCGGCCAGCCCCAGCAGGAAGCCGCCCGCGCCTGTTACGGCTCCTTCGGCCGAAGCCGTGTTGCGGTAGGATCGCACGCGGCAGCGAACCGACTTTTCACGCTCTTCCAGCGAGGCATCGGCAGTGGGCCGGCGCGTGAGGTACGAAGAGCCGTACAGCACACCGCGCACCATCTGCTTGATAGTGACTGTGATGGCTTCATGCAAGCGCTCAGGCAGCCAGGCATTAAGGCGCATCTGTACCCGTCGCGTGAAGCGGTTGAGGTATGAGGGCGGTCGCTGCATCTGTTCTTGCCACGTCCGCAGCTCCGCATAAGCTAG
This window encodes:
- a CDS encoding amino acid permease; translation: MLKKSLELLRQEAAETGSHTLKRSLGGLNLIAIGIGVIIGAGLFSLTGIAAANHSGPAVTLSFVVAAIGCAFSALCYAEFASMVPVAGSAYTYAYATLGELFAWIIGWDLVLEYSVGAATVAISWSQYLVRFLAKYDLHMPAQLVLSPFEKVTLADGSVVSGFINLPAILIVLFITAIIIRGTQGSAVYNGIVVALKLSVVAVFIVLGWQYINPANYHPYIPANTGHFGEFGWSGILRGAGVVFFVFIGFDIVATMAQETKNPQRNMPIGIIGSLVICTILFVLFGHVMTGLANYTEFKNSAAPVAIAIEKTPYAWLSQAIIIAILIGYTSVILVDLLGQSRVFFTMSRDGLLPGVFSQIHPRFQTPHKSNLLLGVFISLFAGLVPISVVGEMTSIGTLLAFVMVCIGILILRKREPNTPRPFRTPWVPLVPILGILTCLVMMLSLPADTWIRLFVWLAIGLAIYFGYGKKNSKLRQGIQAEAQPAPQEVIS
- a CDS encoding PIG-L deacetylase family protein produces the protein MELTNKKILVVVAHPDDELLGLGASIHRLVQRQGCTARAIILGEGITSRSAVRDPEKWSAALTVHRSNIERAATAIGYTSTGVYDFADNRFDSVDLLDLVKVVEQEKEAFQPDIIFTHHGGDTNIDHRRTFEAVVTACRPLPGEPMRTILACETPSSTEWQAANYPNPFLPNFFLAVSEADVDAKISGMEAYEFEKRTYPHPRSPEALRILAQRWGIVIGQPYAEAFMLVRHIG
- a CDS encoding lipopolysaccharide biosynthesis protein yields the protein MGIVQRQGLRNTVISYFGLGLGFVNTTLLLPSFLEPRQMGLTTVLASIATIYAQLSAFGFASMGIRFFPYFRDAQNRHHGFLPLLLGLPLLGFAVITVLYLLGRPLVLQLYTHDADLLGPYYLWGAVLALFTLLYSLQDAYLKSLYHTAFSSFLQEVLLRILIAVVAFLFGKGYLTFHEFVLAYIGVNSLITLVLTAYLAAIGELHLRPTRAVLRVRPVRELVNFGAFALLSNISGTIIMSVDSLMLGSKSSFADAGIYAIAMNISTALVIPARALGKIAFPLLADYWKQQDLTRMANFYRRTTRLLAVAGCWLALGIGLNLDFIYSLIKRPEYAAGTTAVLLLLAGRLFDSITGVNGLIVVTSPRYRYDLIFNISLAVATVVLNLLLIPPLGLQGAALAALLALVSINVARTWFVWQSYRMQPFDYQIVMILGAAALAGLAAWSLPLIHSIFVTMLLRSGLLTALYAGLLLATPLRHDLLAFIRKTSTSK
- a CDS encoding DUF7033 domain-containing protein, producing the protein MASAQSVTPSRLASAAASTQARLAYILLHFRVAYPGAAEVSIGYEGTGSQVEITAGAGAFFSQTSSYPPAPTWREWHGRRVPFFFDVAPAAELLKFSSERVVIQADIISGAFYLLSGWQEYFSEARDQHGRFPFQASVQQRYGFVTLPVVNYYFDVLKTAVEHITGRKLQSRRWTDEAPFATFVTHDIDNLHSAWKAPAKAALRRRNWLAFGRQLWLRFTHPDAWDNLEHVQTAVAEHNAKSTFFLLPQHQPAPNGTPNADYRLQSIWRRMQSLQAKGAELALHGSIGTATNIDRLRGEASKINTSESDTCGLRFHYLSWEPRITPQLVDQLHFAFDSTLGFAEHFGFRHSYCLPFYPFDFEHGRAHNFLEIPLNVMDATLHHPKYLQLQPTEILPALTPMLQEIERFGGIFTLLWHNENFDPANELTGPRQFHAIMKYLRSRNTAFLTGSEILAAQNRRATGDSH
- a CDS encoding EcsC family protein produces the protein MTSYEQLAYAELRTWQEQMQRPPSYLNRFTRRVQMRLNAWLPERLHEAITVTIKQMVRGVLYGSSYLTRRPTADASLEEREKSVRCRVRSYRNTASAEGAVTGAGGFLLGLADFPLLLGLKIKLLFDVASLYGYDVRDYTERLYLLHVFQLAFSSQHTRNEVYHRVVNWEEYRHQLPTDVQAFDWRTFQQEYRDYIDLAKMAQLMPFIGAAVGAVANYRLIEQLGETAMNCFRMRRFLESDAAVPAERAA
- a CDS encoding MGH1-like glycoside hydrolase domain-containing protein; this encodes MTQEQHRLAENKAQTANWQKFGPYLTDRQWGTVREDYSANGNAWEYITHDMARSKAYRWGEEGIGGISDDEQLLCFSVGLWNGVDGILKERLFGLTNGQGNHGEDVKECYYYLDNTPTHSYMKMLYKYPQQEFPYVQLVQESKRRTREQPEYEILDTGIFDKGRYFDVFIEYAKAGPDDILIRVTAHNRGVEAAPLHIVPQLWFRNTWAWDFGIARPKISIGGTSTLQTEHELLGSYKLYCAQDPELLFCDNDTNGPRLYNLPPERLFFKDGINDYILNHDIAAINPLERGTKAAAHYSFTIEGGTSQTVCLRLSNNTDLEQPFAGFEEVFVARQQEADEFYRHFEESLATPDLQRIQRQAFAGMLWSKQYYYYDVAQWIDGDPAVLTPPPQRQKGRNSNWRHLRNADIISMPDKWEYPWYAAWDLAFHCIPLAMLDPEFAKKQLLLLTRDWYMHPNGQLPAYEWHLADVNPPVHAWATWRVYQMDQKQNNGQGDIAFLEAVFHRLLLNFTWWVNRKDKDNRNIFEGGFLGLDNIGVFDRSAPLPTGGYIEQADGTSWVAMYALNLMRIALELAKTNPVYQDMASKFFEHFLYIAEAMTKVGDEAYNLWDEEDEFFYDVLHTPDDERIHLKVRSIVGLIPLFAVEVLDDEMLAAMPEFEYRLKWFLDNRPHLAELVSRWQEPGKGERHLLSLLRGHRMKKLLHRMLDESEFLSEYGVRALSRYHLEHPYVYETPEMDFSVRYDPGESVSDLFGGNSNWRGPIWFPINYLIIESLQRFHFYYGDTFEVEYPTGSGQFSTLKEIAAALSERLTKLFVRNKKGQRPAFGKYKLLQKDPHFRDYLLFHEYFHGDNGKGLGASHQTGWTGLIAKLLYTPK
- a CDS encoding SDR family oxidoreductase, producing the protein MADSTLTTPRLDKQIALVTGASSGIGTGVAKSLAEAGATVIVNYVHDAEGADVVVKEIEAAGGQALALQADVSKEADVLKMFGQILDRFGTLHILINNSGVQQDAPFTEMTLEQWQKVIDVNLTGQFLCAREAAKEFIRRGVQPEVSKAAGKIICMSSVHEVIPWAGHANYAASKGGVMLLMKTMAQELAQHKIRVNTIGPGAIKTPINKEAWDTPEAAEQLLKLIPYGRIGEPHDVGEVAVWLASDASDYVHGITLFVDGGMTLFPGFIGNG